A region of Ictidomys tridecemlineatus isolate mIctTri1 chromosome 4, mIctTri1.hap1, whole genome shotgun sequence DNA encodes the following proteins:
- the Lgals12 gene encoding galectin-12, protein MSPGENLDPIPDCFILQPPVFHPVIPYVTTIFGGLHAGKMVMLQGVVPPRAHRFQVDFQCGCSLHPQPDIAIHFNPRFHTTKPHVICNTLHSGRWQREARWPGVALQRGASFLILFLFGNEEVKVSVNGRHFLHYRYRLPLSRVDTLGIFGDILVKAVGFLNISPFVEGSREYPTGYPFLLQSPRLQVPCSHALPQGLWPGQVIIVRGLVLQEPKEFTLSLRDEATRTPVMLRASFTDRTLAWVSRWGCKKLISAPFLFHPQRFFEVLLLCQEGGLKLALNGQPLGSTSLDQQTLERLRELRISGSIQLYCVHY, encoded by the exons ATGTCACCTGGGGAAAACCTGGACCCCATTCCTGACTGCTTCATCCTGCAGCCGCCAGTCTTCCACCCG GTGATTCCGTATGTCACAACCATTTTTGGTGGCCTGCACGCAGGAAAGATGGTCATGCTGCAGGGAGTGGTCCCTCCACGTGCCCACAG GTTTCAGGTGGACTTCCAGTGTGGCTGCAGCCTGCACCCCCAGCCGGACATCGCCATCCACTTCAACCCTCGCTTCCACACCACCAAGCCCCATGTCATCTGCAACACCCTGCACAGTGGACGCTGGCAAAGGGAGGCCCGCTGGCCTGGCGTGGCCCTGCAGAGAGGGGCCAGCTTCCTCATCCTCTTTCTCTTTGGGAATGAGGAGGTGAAG GTGAGTGTAAACGGACGGCACTTTCTCCACTACCGCTACCGGCTCCCACTGTCTCGGGTGGACACCCTGGGCATATTTGGTGACATCTTGGTGAAGGCCGTTGGGTTCCTGAATATTAGT CCATTTGTGGAGGGCAGCAGAGAGTATCCCACTGGATAC CCCTTCCTGCTGCAGAGTCCCAGGCTG CAGGTGCCCTGCTCACATGCTCTTCCTCAGGGCCTCTGGCCAGGGCAGGTCATCATAGTTCGGGGACTGGTCTTGCAAGAGCCAAAGGA GTTCACTCTGAGCCTGAGGGATGAGGCCACCCGCACTCCCGTGATGCTCAGGGCGTCCTTCACAGACAGAACTCTGGCCTGGGTCTCCCGCTGGGGATGCAAGAAGCTCATCTCAGCCCCCTTCCTTTTTCACCCCCAGCGATTCTTCGAG GTGCTGCTCCTGTGCCAGGAGGGAGGGCTGAAGCTGGCACTCAATGGACAGCCGCTGGGGTCCACCAGCCTGGACCAGCAGACCCTGGAGAGGCTGCGGGAGCTCCGCATCAGTGGAAGCATCCAACTCTACTGTGTCCACTACTAA
- the LOC144376987 gene encoding phospholipase A and acyltransferase 2-like — protein MSWNRTELKPGDLIEIFRIGYEHWAIYVGNGYVVHLAPPSEVAGAGVSSIMSIVAERAIVKKELLSVVAGGDRYRVNNKHDKKYDPLPPTKIVKQAEKMVGKEVPYSLTSDNCEHFVNALRYGVSRSDQVTDALTAIGAFCTATVLVLGVAGLIGMAVTRSKREKQ, from the exons ATGAGTTGG aacagaacagaactaAAACCTGGAGACCTAATTGAAATTTTTCGCATCGGCTATGAGCACTGGGCCATCTATGTGGGAAATGGCTATGTGGTCCATCTGGCTCCACCAA GTGAAGTGGCAGGAGCTGGTGTGAGCAGCATCATGTCCATCGTGGCTGAAAGAGCCATAGTGAAGAAGGAGCTGCTGTCCGTGGTGGCCGGAGGAGACAGGTACCGGGTCAATAACAAGCATGATAAGAAGTATGACCCACTGCCACCCACCAAAATTGTCAAGCAGGCAGAGAAAATGGTGGGGAAGGAAGTCCCCTATTCATTGACAAGTGACAACTGTGAGCACTTTGTGAACGCGCTGCGCTATGGTGTTTCCCGCAGTGACCAG GTGACTGACGCACTCACTGCGATTGGTGCGTTTTGTACTGCAACAGTCCTGGTCCTGGGTGTTGCTGGCCTCATTGGGATGGCGGTCACCAGAAGCAAGCGTGAAAAGCAGTAA